One Brassica napus cultivar Da-Ae chromosome A1, Da-Ae, whole genome shotgun sequence genomic region harbors:
- the LOC106454724 gene encoding brefeldin A-inhibited guanine nucleotide-exchange protein 4-like isoform X1, producing the protein MSTSQTLGGATRCGRVIGPSLDKIIKNAAWRKHTYLVSSCKSVLDKLESLPDDFHDPSSVVAGLSSPDADAVLQPFLFSLDTAYSKVVEPALDCAFKLFSLSVIRGEIQSSKQDSVLFKLVNAVSKVGAMAEEPIQLAVLRVLLAAVRSPCVLIRGDCLLHVVKTCYNIYLGGLSGTTQICAKSVLAQMMLVIFTRSEEDSLADVAVKTVYVNELLAFTDKSVNEGSSVYFCQGFVNEVMAAGQGSPPPPPDVIQILLQNPETETVMTPDSPSFRGYEKNGEADSLTGDMSKMRQDAFLLFKNLCKLSMRFSSQEKNDDQIMVRGKTLSLELLKVIIDNGGPVWRSNESFISAVKQYLCLSLLKNSAVSIMSIFQLQCAIFMSLLSKLRSVLKAEIGIFFPMIVLRVLENVLQPSFLQKMTVLNLLEKMSQDPQLIVDIFVNYDCDVDSSNILERIVNGLLKTALGPPTGSSTTLSPAQDSTFRNESVKILVNVVKAMGSWMDQQLKMDETVWPKGSQIYASMDSNASQIGEEDCDTQPDTNPEAYDASMLEQRRAYKIELQKGISLFNRKPSKGIEFLISSKKIGNSPEEVASFLMKTAGLNGTVIGDYLGDREELPLKVMHAYVDSFNFQGKDFVEAIRFFLRGFRLPGEAQKIDRIMEKFAEHYWKCNPGSFTSADTAYVLAYSVIMLNTDAHNNMVKDKMSKTDFVRNNRGIDDGKDLPEEYLGSLYDRVVKDEIKMNSDTLAPQSKQVNGLNKLLGLDSILNLVSWMQPDEKAHGANRVLIRDIQEQFQAKSEKSESAYHSVTDVSILRFILEVSWGPMLAAFSVTLDQSDDRLATSLCLQGFRYAVHVTAVMGMQTQRDAFVTSMAKFTNLHCAADMKQKNIDAVKAIITIAIEDGNHLQGSWEHILTCLSRIEHLQLLGEGSSPADTRYIPTTKAEVDEKKALGFPHLKKRGALQNPSVMAVVRGGSYDSTSLVKTVPKLVKPEQIKNFIANLNLLDQIGNFELNHVYANSQRLNSEAIVAFVKALCKVSMSELQSPADPRVFSLTKLVETAHYNMNRIRLVWSRIWNVLSDFFVSVGLSENLSVAIFVMDSLRQLSMKFLEREELANYHFQHEFLRPFVVVMQNSSSAEIRELIVRCVSQMVLSRVSNVQSGWKSVFTVFTTAAIDERRNIVLLAFETIEKIVRDHFHCITETEISVYADCIRCLITFTNSKFEGDIGFNTIEFLRFCAVKLAEGGLFLNEKLKNDNISALKEDSSDGQSVTELDEQVSYWVPLLSGLSKQASDPRPAIRKRSIEVLFNILMDHGHLFTRPFWAAIFSSIILPVFNNMRSKTDMLFEESSSGDSPSSASLDTEETTWDAETSTLALQLLVDLLANFFSSVRSQLSSVVSIILAFIKSPVQGSTGSGISVLLRLADGLARSASEDEWTEVFLALKEAASLTFAGFMKVLRTMDDIEDVETSSGQSVDKDDLDDDNLHIMSYVVSRTKKHIDVLSQIVEVVSELYRRNQYSLPASHVDILADIFSCIASHAQQLNTDTVLRRKFKRACSVQNLTQPQLLNFENEANKSYMTFLQDMVTCNPDVSKELELESRLVTECSKVVKIYLNCTGQHQQQTKPIHWILPMEWDRTEEAKARTSLLVSSLEALCSLEAESLKRHVASVFPLLVDLVKTEHCSPQVPYALSNVLKSCIGPILG; encoded by the exons ATGTCGACGTCACAAACTCTCGGCGGCGCCACGCGTTGCGGCCGCGTGATAGGTCCGTCTCTAGACAAGATCATCAAGAACGCTGCATGGCGCAAGCACACGTACCTCGTCTCCTCCTGCAAATCCGTCCTCGACAAACTCGAGTCCCTCCCCGACGACTTCCACGATCCCTCCTCCGTCGTCGCCGGCCTCTCCTCCCCCGACGCGGACGCCGTCCTCCAGCCTTTCCTCTTCTCCCTCGACACCGCGTATTCCAAAGTCGTCGAGCCGGCTCTCGACTGCGCCTTCAAGCTCTTCTCCCTCTCCGTCATCCGCGGCGAGATCCAGTCTTCCAAACAAGACTCCGTCCTCTTCAAACTCGTCAACGCCGTCTCCAAGGTCGGCGCCATGGCGGAGGAGCCGATCCAGCTCGCCGTCCTCCGCGTCCTCCTCGCGGCCGTCAGATCTCCCTGCGTCTTGATCCGTGGAGACTGCTTGCTCCACGTGGTCAAGACGTGCTACAACATCTACCTAGGTGGATTAAGCGGGACGACGCAGATCTGCGCCAAGTCCGTGTTGGCGCAGATGATGCTCGTGATCTTCACCAGATCCGAGGAGGACTCGCTCGCTGACGTGGCGGTCAAGACTGTGTACGTGAACGAGCTGTTGGCGTTCACGGACAAGAGCGTCAACGAAGGCAGCTCTGTTTATTTCTGCCAAGGGTTTGTTAACGAGGTGATGGCTGCGGGGCAAGGGagccctcctcctcctcccgaTGTGATTCAGATTCTGCTCCAGAACCCGGAGACCGAGACCGTTATGACTCCTGACTCGCCGTCGTTTCGTGGCTACGAGAAAAACGGTGAAGCTGATTCTTTGACCGGTGACATGAGCAAGATGAGGCAGGACGCTTTCCTTCTGTTCAAGAACTTGTGTAAGTTGTCGATGAGGTTTTCCTCGCAGGAGAAGAATGATGATCAGATCATGGTGAGGGGTAAGACATTGTCTCTTGAGTTGCTTAAGGTCATCATCGACAATGGTGGTCCTGTTTGGCGGTCTAATGAAAG CTTCATTAGTGCCGTTAAGCAATACTTATGCTTATCACTACTAAAGAACAGTGCAGTTTCAATCATGTCCATCTTTCAGTTGCAATGTGCTATCTTCATGAGCTTATTATCAAAGCTTAGATCAGTCTTGAAAGCGGAAATCGGCATTTTCTTTCCGATGATCGTCCTCCGTGTGCTAGAGAACGTTCTCCAGCCTAGCTTCCTTCAGAAGATGACTGTTCTCAACTTGCTGGAGAAAATGTCTCAAGATCCGCAGTTGATTGTAGACATCTTTGTGAACTATGACTGCGATGTAGACTCCTCTAACATACTAGAAAG GATTGTCAACGGTCTTCTGAAAACTGCTCTAGGACCACCGACCGGTTCATCAACAACGCTGTCTCCAGCACAAGATAGCACGTTTAGGAATGAATCTGTGAAAATTTTGGTTAATGTAGTCAAGGCAATGGGAAGTTGGATGGACCAGCAGTTGAAAATGGATGAGACGGTTTGGCCTAAGGGCTCACAGATATATGCTTCTATGGATAGTAATGCAAGCCAGATTGGTGAAGAAGACTGTGATACACAGCCAGATACTAATCCTGAAGCGTATGATGCTTCTATGCTTGAGCAGCGAAGAGCTTACAAGATTGAACTCCAG aaggGTATCTCTTTGTTTAATAGGAAGCCTTCTAAAGGAATTGAGTTTCTCATAAGCAGCAAGAAAATAGGCAACTCTCCTGAGGAAGTGGCTTCATTTCTGATGAAGACAGCAGGGCTAAATGGAACTGTGATTGGTGATTATCTTGGTGACAGAGAGGAGCTTCCACTCAAAGTTATGCATGCATATGTGGACTCGTTTAATTTCCAAGGGAAGGATTTTGTTGAAGCTATAAGGTTCTTTCTACGCGGTTTTAGGCTACCAGGAGAAGCGCAGAAGATCGACCGAATCATGGAGAAATTTGCAGAACATTACTGGAAATGCAACCCTGGTTCTTTCACCAGTGCAGACACTGCTTACGTTCTTGCATATTCTGTGATTATGCTCAATACAGATGCACACAACAACATGGTTAAGGATAAG ATGTCCAAAACTGATTTTGTCCGCAATAACCGGGGAATAGATGATGGCAAGGACCTACCTGAAGAGTATCTAGGCTCTCTTTATGACCGAGTTGTGAAAGACGAGATTAAGATGAACTCAGATACTTTAGCCCCACAAAGTAAACAGGTGAATGGCTTGAATAAGCTACTGGGCTTAGACAGCATCCTCAATCTGGTTTCTTGGATGCAACCAGATGAGAAAGCGCATGGTGCCAACAGGGTTCTTATAAGAGATATCCAGGAACAGTTCCAAGCTAAGTCAGAGAAATCAGA GTCAGCTTATCATAGTGTTACAGATGTCTCCATCTTGAGATTTATACTCGAGGTCTCATGGGGACCGATGCTTGCTGCATTCAGTGTCACTCTTGACCAGAGTGATGATAGATTAGCAACTTCTCTGTGCTTACAAGGCTTCCGATATGCGGTGCACGTCACTGCAGTTATGGGAATGCAAACTCAGAGAGATGCTTTTGTCACTTCCATGGCCAAGTTCACTAATCTTCATTGTGCTGCAGATATGAAGCAGAAAAATATTGATGCTGTAAAG GCGATAATAACAATAGCTATAGAAGATGGTAACCATCTACAAGGCTCTTGGGAACATATTTTAACTTGCCTTTCACGTATTGAACATCTGCAACTCTTGGGAGAAGGATCATCACCTGCAGATACACGTTACATCCCTACAACAAAAGCTGAAGTAGATGAAAAGAAGGCTTTAGGCTTTCCACATTTAAAGAAACGTGGCGCTCTTCAGAATCCATCTGTGATGGCTGTTGTCAGGGGAGGTTCTTATGATAGTACTTCACTTGTGAAAACCGTTCCCAAATTAGTAAAACCGGAGCAGATCAAGAACTTTATTGCTAATCTGAATCTACTGGACCAAATAGGGAACTTTGAGTTGAACCATGTCTATGCTAATAGCCAGAGGTTGAACAGTGAAGCTATTGTTGCTTTTGTTAAAGCGTTATGTAAAGTCTCCATGTCGGAGCTTCAGTCACCAGCAGATCCTCGTGTCTTTAGCCTCACGAAACTAGTGGAGACAGC GCATTATAACATGAACCGGATCAGATTAGTTTGGTCTCGCATATGGAACGTTCTCTCTGACTTCTTTGTATCAGTAGGCTTATCAGAGAATCTCTCTGTTGCAATATTTGTAATGGACTCGCTTCGTCAGCTTTCCATGAAGTTCTTGGAGCGTGAGGAGCTAGCAAACTACCATTTCCAGCATGAGTTTCTCCGACCGTTCGTCGTTGTCATGCAGAACAGTAGTTCTGCTGAGATTAGAGAGCTTATAGTCCGTTGTGTTTCTCAAATGGTTCTCAGTAGAGTTAGTAATGTGCAATCTGGTTGGAAAAGTGTCTTCACG GTTTTCACAACTGCTGCGATTGATGAGAGGAGGAACATTGTGCTGTTGGCTTTTGAGACAATAGAGAAGATTGTGAGGGATCATTTTCATTGCATAACTGAGACTGAGATATCGGTATATGCTGACTGCATCAGATGTCTTATCACCTTCACAAACAGCAAGTTTGAAGGCGACATTGGTTTCAACACCATAGAGTTTCTTCGTTTTTGCGCTGTGAAGCTTGCAGAAGGAGGACTCTTCTTGAACGAGAAGCTGAAGAACGATAACATCTCAGCTTTAAAGGAAGATTCGTCTGATGGACAGAGTGTTACTGAACTTGATGAACAAGTTTCTTATTGGGTTCCTCTGCTTTCAG GTTTATCCAAACAAGCCTCAGATCCAAGACCAGCAATTAGAAAGCGTTCCATAGAAGTACTCTTCAACATTCTGATGGACCATGGTCATCTTTTCACAAGACCCTTTTGGGCTGCAATCTTCAGCTCAATCATCCTCCCAGTCTTCAACAACATGCGTAGCAAAACCGATATGCTCTTCGAAGAAAGCAGTAGCGGCGACTCGCCATCCTCAGCTTCTCTAGACACTGAAGAAACTACATGGGACGCTGAGACATCAACACTTGCATTGCAGCTTCTTGTCGATCTACTCGCCAACTTTTTCAGCTCTGTTAGGTCTCAGCTTTCAAGCGTTGTGTCAATCATTCTAGCGTTTATAAAGAGTCCTGTCCAAGGCTCCACAGGCTCGGGGATCTCTGTCTTGCTTCGTTTGGCTGATGGGTTGGCTCGTAGCGCATCTGAAGATGAGTGGACAGAGGTTTTCTTGGCTCTCAAGGAAGCAGCCTCGCTTACTTTCGCGGGTTTTATGAAAGTGTTGAGAACCATGGATGATATTGAAGATGTTGAAACGTCTTCTGGTCAAAGCGTAGACAAAGATGATCTTGATGATGATAACCTTCACATTATGTCTTACGTCGTCTCCAGAACAAAGAAACACATTGATGTCTTGTCTCAAATCGTCGAG GTTGTGAGTGAGTTATACAGAAGGAACCAATACTCATTGCCAGCATCACACGTGGACATCCTCGCAGACATTTTCTCGTGCATCGCGTCTCACGCTCAGCAGCTAAACACCGACACGGTCCTTCGTAGGAAGTTCAAGAGAGCATGCTCTGTCCAAAACCTAACACAGCCTCAGCTCCTTAACTTCGAGAACGAGGCTAACAAATCCTACATGACCTTCCTACAAGACATGGTTACTTGCAACCCTGACGTCTCCAAGGAGCTCGAACTCGAGTCTCGTCTGGTCACTGAATGCTCAAAAGTCGTGAAGATCTACCTTAACTGCACAGGTCAACACCAACAACAGACAAAACCAATCCATTGGATTCTTCCGATGGAATGGGACCGGACAGAAGAGGCGAAGGCTAGGACTTCGTTGCTTGTCTCTTCGCTAGAAGCCTTGTGCTCATTAGAGGCAGAGTCTCTGAAAAGACACGTGGCGAGCGTCTTCCCTTTGTTGGTAGACCTTGTGAAGACTGAGCATTGCTCTCCACAAGTTCCGTACGCCCTAAGCAATGTTTTGAAATCGTGCATTGGTCCTATTTTAGGTTAA
- the LOC106454724 gene encoding brefeldin A-inhibited guanine nucleotide-exchange protein 4-like isoform X2, with the protein MGSWMDQQLKMDETVWPKGSQIYASMDSNASQIGEEDCDTQPDTNPEAYDASMLEQRRAYKIELQKGISLFNRKPSKGIEFLISSKKIGNSPEEVASFLMKTAGLNGTVIGDYLGDREELPLKVMHAYVDSFNFQGKDFVEAIRFFLRGFRLPGEAQKIDRIMEKFAEHYWKCNPGSFTSADTAYVLAYSVIMLNTDAHNNMVKDKMSKTDFVRNNRGIDDGKDLPEEYLGSLYDRVVKDEIKMNSDTLAPQSKQVNGLNKLLGLDSILNLVSWMQPDEKAHGANRVLIRDIQEQFQAKSEKSESAYHSVTDVSILRFILEVSWGPMLAAFSVTLDQSDDRLATSLCLQGFRYAVHVTAVMGMQTQRDAFVTSMAKFTNLHCAADMKQKNIDAVKAIITIAIEDGNHLQGSWEHILTCLSRIEHLQLLGEGSSPADTRYIPTTKAEVDEKKALGFPHLKKRGALQNPSVMAVVRGGSYDSTSLVKTVPKLVKPEQIKNFIANLNLLDQIGNFELNHVYANSQRLNSEAIVAFVKALCKVSMSELQSPADPRVFSLTKLVETAHYNMNRIRLVWSRIWNVLSDFFVSVGLSENLSVAIFVMDSLRQLSMKFLEREELANYHFQHEFLRPFVVVMQNSSSAEIRELIVRCVSQMVLSRVSNVQSGWKSVFTVFTTAAIDERRNIVLLAFETIEKIVRDHFHCITETEISVYADCIRCLITFTNSKFEGDIGFNTIEFLRFCAVKLAEGGLFLNEKLKNDNISALKEDSSDGQSVTELDEQVSYWVPLLSGLSKQASDPRPAIRKRSIEVLFNILMDHGHLFTRPFWAAIFSSIILPVFNNMRSKTDMLFEESSSGDSPSSASLDTEETTWDAETSTLALQLLVDLLANFFSSVRSQLSSVVSIILAFIKSPVQGSTGSGISVLLRLADGLARSASEDEWTEVFLALKEAASLTFAGFMKVLRTMDDIEDVETSSGQSVDKDDLDDDNLHIMSYVVSRTKKHIDVLSQIVEVVSELYRRNQYSLPASHVDILADIFSCIASHAQQLNTDTVLRRKFKRACSVQNLTQPQLLNFENEANKSYMTFLQDMVTCNPDVSKELELESRLVTECSKVVKIYLNCTGQHQQQTKPIHWILPMEWDRTEEAKARTSLLVSSLEALCSLEAESLKRHVASVFPLLVDLVKTEHCSPQVPYALSNVLKSCIGPILG; encoded by the exons ATGGGAAGTTGGATGGACCAGCAGTTGAAAATGGATGAGACGGTTTGGCCTAAGGGCTCACAGATATATGCTTCTATGGATAGTAATGCAAGCCAGATTGGTGAAGAAGACTGTGATACACAGCCAGATACTAATCCTGAAGCGTATGATGCTTCTATGCTTGAGCAGCGAAGAGCTTACAAGATTGAACTCCAG aaggGTATCTCTTTGTTTAATAGGAAGCCTTCTAAAGGAATTGAGTTTCTCATAAGCAGCAAGAAAATAGGCAACTCTCCTGAGGAAGTGGCTTCATTTCTGATGAAGACAGCAGGGCTAAATGGAACTGTGATTGGTGATTATCTTGGTGACAGAGAGGAGCTTCCACTCAAAGTTATGCATGCATATGTGGACTCGTTTAATTTCCAAGGGAAGGATTTTGTTGAAGCTATAAGGTTCTTTCTACGCGGTTTTAGGCTACCAGGAGAAGCGCAGAAGATCGACCGAATCATGGAGAAATTTGCAGAACATTACTGGAAATGCAACCCTGGTTCTTTCACCAGTGCAGACACTGCTTACGTTCTTGCATATTCTGTGATTATGCTCAATACAGATGCACACAACAACATGGTTAAGGATAAG ATGTCCAAAACTGATTTTGTCCGCAATAACCGGGGAATAGATGATGGCAAGGACCTACCTGAAGAGTATCTAGGCTCTCTTTATGACCGAGTTGTGAAAGACGAGATTAAGATGAACTCAGATACTTTAGCCCCACAAAGTAAACAGGTGAATGGCTTGAATAAGCTACTGGGCTTAGACAGCATCCTCAATCTGGTTTCTTGGATGCAACCAGATGAGAAAGCGCATGGTGCCAACAGGGTTCTTATAAGAGATATCCAGGAACAGTTCCAAGCTAAGTCAGAGAAATCAGA GTCAGCTTATCATAGTGTTACAGATGTCTCCATCTTGAGATTTATACTCGAGGTCTCATGGGGACCGATGCTTGCTGCATTCAGTGTCACTCTTGACCAGAGTGATGATAGATTAGCAACTTCTCTGTGCTTACAAGGCTTCCGATATGCGGTGCACGTCACTGCAGTTATGGGAATGCAAACTCAGAGAGATGCTTTTGTCACTTCCATGGCCAAGTTCACTAATCTTCATTGTGCTGCAGATATGAAGCAGAAAAATATTGATGCTGTAAAG GCGATAATAACAATAGCTATAGAAGATGGTAACCATCTACAAGGCTCTTGGGAACATATTTTAACTTGCCTTTCACGTATTGAACATCTGCAACTCTTGGGAGAAGGATCATCACCTGCAGATACACGTTACATCCCTACAACAAAAGCTGAAGTAGATGAAAAGAAGGCTTTAGGCTTTCCACATTTAAAGAAACGTGGCGCTCTTCAGAATCCATCTGTGATGGCTGTTGTCAGGGGAGGTTCTTATGATAGTACTTCACTTGTGAAAACCGTTCCCAAATTAGTAAAACCGGAGCAGATCAAGAACTTTATTGCTAATCTGAATCTACTGGACCAAATAGGGAACTTTGAGTTGAACCATGTCTATGCTAATAGCCAGAGGTTGAACAGTGAAGCTATTGTTGCTTTTGTTAAAGCGTTATGTAAAGTCTCCATGTCGGAGCTTCAGTCACCAGCAGATCCTCGTGTCTTTAGCCTCACGAAACTAGTGGAGACAGC GCATTATAACATGAACCGGATCAGATTAGTTTGGTCTCGCATATGGAACGTTCTCTCTGACTTCTTTGTATCAGTAGGCTTATCAGAGAATCTCTCTGTTGCAATATTTGTAATGGACTCGCTTCGTCAGCTTTCCATGAAGTTCTTGGAGCGTGAGGAGCTAGCAAACTACCATTTCCAGCATGAGTTTCTCCGACCGTTCGTCGTTGTCATGCAGAACAGTAGTTCTGCTGAGATTAGAGAGCTTATAGTCCGTTGTGTTTCTCAAATGGTTCTCAGTAGAGTTAGTAATGTGCAATCTGGTTGGAAAAGTGTCTTCACG GTTTTCACAACTGCTGCGATTGATGAGAGGAGGAACATTGTGCTGTTGGCTTTTGAGACAATAGAGAAGATTGTGAGGGATCATTTTCATTGCATAACTGAGACTGAGATATCGGTATATGCTGACTGCATCAGATGTCTTATCACCTTCACAAACAGCAAGTTTGAAGGCGACATTGGTTTCAACACCATAGAGTTTCTTCGTTTTTGCGCTGTGAAGCTTGCAGAAGGAGGACTCTTCTTGAACGAGAAGCTGAAGAACGATAACATCTCAGCTTTAAAGGAAGATTCGTCTGATGGACAGAGTGTTACTGAACTTGATGAACAAGTTTCTTATTGGGTTCCTCTGCTTTCAG GTTTATCCAAACAAGCCTCAGATCCAAGACCAGCAATTAGAAAGCGTTCCATAGAAGTACTCTTCAACATTCTGATGGACCATGGTCATCTTTTCACAAGACCCTTTTGGGCTGCAATCTTCAGCTCAATCATCCTCCCAGTCTTCAACAACATGCGTAGCAAAACCGATATGCTCTTCGAAGAAAGCAGTAGCGGCGACTCGCCATCCTCAGCTTCTCTAGACACTGAAGAAACTACATGGGACGCTGAGACATCAACACTTGCATTGCAGCTTCTTGTCGATCTACTCGCCAACTTTTTCAGCTCTGTTAGGTCTCAGCTTTCAAGCGTTGTGTCAATCATTCTAGCGTTTATAAAGAGTCCTGTCCAAGGCTCCACAGGCTCGGGGATCTCTGTCTTGCTTCGTTTGGCTGATGGGTTGGCTCGTAGCGCATCTGAAGATGAGTGGACAGAGGTTTTCTTGGCTCTCAAGGAAGCAGCCTCGCTTACTTTCGCGGGTTTTATGAAAGTGTTGAGAACCATGGATGATATTGAAGATGTTGAAACGTCTTCTGGTCAAAGCGTAGACAAAGATGATCTTGATGATGATAACCTTCACATTATGTCTTACGTCGTCTCCAGAACAAAGAAACACATTGATGTCTTGTCTCAAATCGTCGAG GTTGTGAGTGAGTTATACAGAAGGAACCAATACTCATTGCCAGCATCACACGTGGACATCCTCGCAGACATTTTCTCGTGCATCGCGTCTCACGCTCAGCAGCTAAACACCGACACGGTCCTTCGTAGGAAGTTCAAGAGAGCATGCTCTGTCCAAAACCTAACACAGCCTCAGCTCCTTAACTTCGAGAACGAGGCTAACAAATCCTACATGACCTTCCTACAAGACATGGTTACTTGCAACCCTGACGTCTCCAAGGAGCTCGAACTCGAGTCTCGTCTGGTCACTGAATGCTCAAAAGTCGTGAAGATCTACCTTAACTGCACAGGTCAACACCAACAACAGACAAAACCAATCCATTGGATTCTTCCGATGGAATGGGACCGGACAGAAGAGGCGAAGGCTAGGACTTCGTTGCTTGTCTCTTCGCTAGAAGCCTTGTGCTCATTAGAGGCAGAGTCTCTGAAAAGACACGTGGCGAGCGTCTTCCCTTTGTTGGTAGACCTTGTGAAGACTGAGCATTGCTCTCCACAAGTTCCGTACGCCCTAAGCAATGTTTTGAAATCGTGCATTGGTCCTATTTTAGGTTAA